One genomic region from Thiohalomonas denitrificans encodes:
- the rpsG gene encoding 30S ribosomal protein S7, with the protein MARRRVAAKREILPDPKFGNVTLSKFMNIVMLSGKKSVAERIVYGALDQVAAKNKSGEPVEIFEKALANIRPMVEVKSRRVGGATYQVPIEVRGDRGVALAMRWLVNSARKRGEKSMDIRLANEILEAAEQRGTAVKKREDTHRMAEANKAFAHYRW; encoded by the coding sequence ATGGCCAGAAGACGAGTTGCAGCGAAGCGTGAGATTCTCCCGGACCCGAAGTTCGGTAATGTCACGCTGTCGAAATTCATGAACATCGTGATGCTCAGCGGCAAAAAATCCGTTGCTGAACGCATCGTGTATGGCGCCCTGGATCAGGTGGCGGCGAAAAACAAAAGTGGCGAGCCGGTTGAGATCTTCGAGAAAGCGCTGGCCAATATTCGCCCGATGGTCGAGGTGAAGTCCCGCCGTGTGGGTGGTGCAACCTATCAGGTGCCCATCGAAGTACGGGGCGACCGTGGTGTCGCGCTGGCCATGCGCTGGCTGGTGAACTCGGCCCGCAAACGCGGCGAGAAGTCCATGGACATCCGCCTGGCAAATGAAATTCTGGAAGCCGCCGAACAGCGGGGTACGGCAGTGAAGAAGCGTGAAGACACGCATCGCATGGCCGAAGCCAACAAGGCTTTCGCCCACTACCGCTGGTAA